The Heyndrickxia vini genome contains a region encoding:
- a CDS encoding aminoglycoside phosphotransferase family protein, which translates to MNQVKSILKDFYDIEINVVSPQQGGWASLAYKVSNKNQSYFLKVYEKSRASTPKLTALIDQYVPILVWLIKNSNLKGKISVPMMTSERKYKCEDEYGIYLLYEYIEGETIGDRDLTENQVYQLSKIITELHSYSDNIPIGTDAFIEDFEVPFLPMLRQTLQKGRNDFPSEVWELIHSYILQLNDLIYTLEEHSQNLKNSKLRMALCHTDLHNWNLMQSGQELILIDWEGLKLAPPEADLMFLDDKPYFNEFLRIYRKTHQNFSINPEAMTFYKGKRRLEDIWEFMEQLLYDKQGEQERVITMNYLQEELNEINKW; encoded by the coding sequence ATGAATCAAGTAAAAAGTATATTAAAAGACTTTTATGACATAGAGATTAATGTTGTGTCGCCTCAGCAGGGTGGTTGGGCATCCCTCGCATATAAAGTGTCAAATAAAAATCAAAGCTATTTTTTGAAGGTATATGAAAAAAGCAGAGCTTCCACACCGAAGTTGACTGCTCTGATTGATCAATATGTTCCAATCTTGGTATGGCTTATAAAGAATAGCAATTTAAAAGGGAAAATCTCCGTTCCTATGATGACAAGTGAAAGAAAATATAAATGTGAAGATGAGTATGGGATTTATTTGCTTTATGAATATATTGAGGGGGAAACGATTGGGGATCGAGATTTAACAGAGAATCAGGTTTATCAGCTTTCAAAGATCATAACAGAGCTTCATTCATATAGTGATAACATTCCAATTGGGACTGATGCTTTTATAGAAGATTTTGAGGTTCCATTTTTACCGATGTTGAGACAAACATTGCAAAAAGGGAGAAATGATTTTCCGTCTGAGGTATGGGAATTGATCCATTCCTACATTCTACAATTAAATGATCTGATTTATACACTTGAGGAGCATTCACAGAACTTGAAAAACTCAAAATTAAGAATGGCCTTATGTCATACAGATTTACACAATTGGAATTTAATGCAGTCGGGACAAGAGCTAATATTAATTGATTGGGAAGGATTGAAACTAGCCCCGCCTGAAGCTGACTTGATGTTCTTAGATGATAAACCCTACTTTAATGAATTTTTAAGAATCTATCGGAAAACTCATCAAAACTTTTCAATTAATCCTGAAGCAATGACCTTTTATAAGGGAAAGAGACGATTGGAAGATATATGGGAATTTATGGAACAACTTTTATATGATAAACAAGGGGAACAAGAAAGAGTTATAACGATGAACTATTTACAGGAAGAGTTGAATGAAATAAATAAATGGTAA
- a CDS encoding macrolide 2'-phosphotransferase, producing MSKTKKEVLEIAEKHGLQLIEDFFVFNESGLDFQVVFAKDQEGKEWVLRIPRRFDVFPRTKAEKTALDLINKYASFEAPDWGIYTEELIAYKKLNGVPAGTIDPEAKRYVFEIDENNIPKCFYQTLGKVLATLHSIPREKASEAGVIVQTPEEVKQIMKNRMDAVKEKFGVGEPLWNRWQTWLNDEEIWPKETGLIHGDLHPGHILVESSGNVTGLIDWTEAKVADISTDFVGHYRVFGEEGLDTLIKAYKEAGGYHWPKMREHIIELNAAYPVGIAEFALISGMDEYIQMANKELGLAGM from the coding sequence ATGAGTAAAACAAAAAAGGAAGTATTGGAAATTGCAGAAAAACATGGTCTCCAATTGATAGAGGACTTTTTTGTTTTTAATGAATCTGGATTAGACTTTCAGGTGGTATTTGCTAAGGATCAGGAAGGAAAAGAATGGGTGCTGCGTATTCCGAGGCGGTTTGATGTATTCCCTAGAACAAAGGCAGAAAAAACAGCACTGGACTTAATAAACAAGTATGCTAGTTTTGAAGCTCCTGATTGGGGAATTTACACAGAAGAGCTGATAGCGTATAAAAAGTTAAATGGAGTTCCAGCAGGAACCATTGATCCTGAAGCTAAAAGATATGTTTTTGAAATTGATGAAAATAATATACCGAAATGTTTTTATCAGACGCTTGGAAAAGTATTGGCTACACTTCATAGCATTCCAAGGGAGAAAGCATCTGAAGCAGGTGTTATAGTTCAAACACCAGAGGAAGTAAAACAAATCATGAAGAATCGTATGGATGCGGTTAAGGAAAAATTTGGTGTGGGAGAGCCGTTATGGAATAGATGGCAGACGTGGTTGAATGATGAAGAAATATGGCCAAAAGAAACCGGACTGATTCATGGAGATTTGCACCCAGGACATATCCTCGTTGAAAGTTCAGGAAATGTAACGGGGTTAATTGATTGGACAGAAGCAAAGGTAGCTGATATTTCCACTGATTTCGTTGGCCATTACAGAGTATTTGGTGAAGAAGGTCTTGATACACTTATCAAGGCTTACAAAGAAGCTGGAGGGTATCATTGGCCTAAGATGAGGGAACATATTATTGAATTAAATGCTGCTTACCCTGTTGGAATTGCCGAATTTGCCTTAATATCTGGGATGGATGAATATATTCAGATGGCAAATAAAGAATTAGGTTTAGCTGGAATGTAA
- a CDS encoding TetR/AcrR family transcriptional regulator, with translation MGESFIAEARREQIIQSCIDTLEEVGYTKVSLTKIAKKAKVSTGLISYHFSDKMDLINQTLLYLLEKKLDFISGKVVQEETPTSQLTAYIEACLAYQVANFKYNIALIEIVFNVENEEGIPFYRADNGEEDEDPIYTLLKEILLDGQQKKEFSNQFDVEMICVLIQGAIEESMLKHNKTFSFEKYKNELIKMVLKIVI, from the coding sequence ATGGGTGAATCTTTTATTGCGGAAGCACGAAGAGAGCAGATTATTCAATCTTGTATTGACACACTTGAAGAAGTTGGTTATACAAAAGTGAGTTTAACTAAAATTGCCAAAAAGGCAAAGGTGAGCACAGGTTTAATTTCTTATCATTTTTCCGACAAGATGGATTTAATTAATCAAACTTTACTGTACTTGTTAGAAAAAAAATTGGATTTTATTAGTGGAAAAGTGGTTCAAGAGGAAACACCTACTTCGCAATTAACTGCATATATTGAAGCGTGTTTGGCTTATCAAGTGGCTAACTTTAAATATAATATCGCATTAATTGAGATTGTCTTTAATGTTGAAAATGAAGAAGGAATTCCATTCTATAGAGCTGACAATGGGGAAGAAGACGAAGATCCAATATATACATTGCTCAAAGAGATTCTATTAGATGGGCAACAAAAGAAGGAGTTTTCTAATCAGTTTGATGTTGAAATGATCTGTGTCCTGATTCAAGGAGCAATTGAGGAAAGTATGCTTAAACATAATAAAACCTTTAGTTTTGAGAAATATAAAAATGAATTAATTAAAATGGTGTTAAAAATAGTCATATAG
- a CDS encoding VOC family protein produces the protein MKPRITVITLGVDDLEKALEFYRDGLGLPTEGIVGKEFEHGAVAFFELQSGLKLAIWKREDIAYEAKVTQAPASPTEFTIGHNVNSKEEVDKVLEQAEKAGATITDPAHNTFWGGYSGHFQDPDGHLWEVVWNPAWEIEE, from the coding sequence ATGAAACCAAGAATCACAGTAATCACATTAGGTGTAGATGATTTGGAAAAAGCATTAGAATTCTACCGTGATGGATTGGGACTACCCACAGAAGGTATTGTAGGTAAAGAATTTGAGCATGGAGCAGTAGCCTTTTTTGAACTACAATCAGGTTTGAAACTTGCTATTTGGAAACGAGAAGATATTGCATATGAGGCAAAAGTTACACAGGCTCCAGCAAGTCCTACTGAATTTACAATTGGTCACAATGTAAATAGTAAAGAAGAAGTAGATAAGGTATTAGAACAAGCCGAAAAAGCGGGTGCAACAATAACGGACCCTGCACACAACACTTTTTGGGGTGGATATTCCGGTCACTTTCAGGACCCGGATGGGCATTTGTGGGAAGTAGTCTGGAACCCAGCTTGGGAGATAGAGGAATAG
- a CDS encoding class I SAM-dependent methyltransferase translates to MSITGSQFDKVAEEYDFVTNLLNDNTFFIANMPIEKGRALDIGCGTGILVYELSNYFSEVVGIDISEGMLEFANKKRQCSNISYLKMDAENLSLGYKFAYIVSRTTFHHLRDISIVINQMKELLYEGGKIVILDNVSKVETPPTYVYILGAIQEFLPNCFKFGVKNAVRVFKYNTSKSWLEHLASDKYLSEQKYYEIYGKLLPNCTFRRMNWAMGIIWEKPIVSMITE, encoded by the coding sequence ATGAGTATTACAGGATCACAGTTTGATAAAGTGGCTGAAGAGTATGACTTTGTAACTAATCTTCTGAATGACAATACCTTTTTTATTGCTAATATGCCAATAGAAAAAGGGAGAGCATTAGATATTGGATGTGGGACGGGAATATTAGTCTATGAATTATCCAATTACTTTAGCGAGGTAGTTGGTATTGATATATCGGAAGGGATGCTTGAGTTTGCCAACAAGAAGCGTCAGTGTTCGAATATTTCATACTTGAAGATGGATGCAGAAAATCTTAGTTTGGGGTATAAGTTTGCTTATATCGTAAGCAGGACGACTTTCCATCATTTGAGGGATATATCAATTGTAATTAATCAAATGAAAGAATTGCTGTACGAAGGTGGGAAAATTGTTATTCTTGATAATGTGTCTAAGGTTGAAACCCCACCAACGTACGTTTACATATTAGGAGCAATCCAAGAATTTCTTCCTAACTGTTTCAAATTCGGTGTGAAAAATGCTGTGAGAGTATTCAAGTATAACACTTCAAAGTCGTGGCTCGAACATTTAGCATCTGACAAGTACCTTTCAGAACAGAAATACTATGAGATATATGGAAAATTATTGCCTAATTGTACCTTTCGTAGAATGAATTGGGCAATGGGGATTATTTGGGAAAAACCGATTGTTTCGATGATAACTGAGTGA
- the catA gene encoding type A chloramphenicol O-acetyltransferase produces MKFNLIEKEKWDRLPYFEHYLNQKCTFSITANIDITTLLEQLRNKGIKLYPSFIYMVTRIVNSHKEFRTCLKDDGTLGYWESLLPSYTIFHNDNKSFSSIWTEFSDEFPVFYKNFQDDMKQYSEVKGFFIKENVPENSFPISSIPWVSFTGFNLNVNNNHNYLLPIITGGKYCNQEDKILLPISLQVHHAVCDGFHASIFIEELQQLSNNCLDWLS; encoded by the coding sequence ATGAAATTTAATCTAATTGAAAAAGAAAAATGGGATAGATTGCCGTATTTCGAGCATTACTTAAATCAGAAGTGCACATTTAGTATTACAGCAAATATAGATATTACAACGTTATTGGAACAGCTCAGGAACAAAGGGATAAAGCTATATCCATCCTTTATTTACATGGTCACTAGAATAGTAAATTCTCATAAAGAATTTAGAACTTGCTTAAAAGATGATGGTACTCTGGGTTATTGGGAAAGTTTGTTGCCTAGCTATACAATCTTCCATAATGATAACAAATCATTCTCAAGCATATGGACCGAATTCTCTGATGAATTTCCTGTCTTCTATAAAAACTTTCAAGACGATATGAAACAATATTCAGAGGTTAAAGGATTTTTCATAAAAGAAAATGTACCAGAGAATTCCTTTCCTATATCTAGTATTCCATGGGTTAGTTTTACTGGCTTCAACCTAAACGTAAATAATAATCATAACTACTTATTACCAATAATTACTGGCGGAAAATACTGTAATCAGGAAGATAAAATATTATTGCCTATTTCTTTACAGGTACATCATGCGGTTTGTGATGGATTTCATGCTAGTATTTTTATAGAGGAACTACAGCAACTTTCTAATAACTGCCTTGATTGGCTCTCATAA
- a CDS encoding erythromycin resistance leader peptide yields MTHFMRLRFPTLNQ; encoded by the coding sequence ATGACACATTTTATGAGACTACGATTCCCAACTTTGAACCAGTAA
- a CDS encoding YqeB family protein, which translates to MKDTSTIGMGFLEKLFAVLFPIVLGTIGWFLPRLLDFIIKIPLFNDSKVIVLLESLDPFWTSIVLMIIGAIIGVLLSLTVYSEALKVSISDTEILINKDDKENRINSSDVKEIFMEDQTVIITGNKGQELLREKTDIKKGIIREKFLNHHYPWSEQDSYADQYKLWTLEDRTVGENVYAILYERRNAIREGDKKKIKHLRMDLNELGIVVKDEGEVQYIRNIHN; encoded by the coding sequence ATGAAAGATACATCCACAATTGGTATGGGTTTCTTGGAAAAGCTCTTTGCTGTTTTATTTCCTATTGTGTTAGGAACGATTGGTTGGTTTCTTCCAAGATTATTGGATTTCATCATAAAAATTCCGCTTTTTAATGATTCAAAGGTCATTGTACTCTTGGAGTCACTTGACCCTTTTTGGACTTCTATTGTCTTGATGATTATAGGTGCGATTATAGGGGTTCTTTTGTCATTAACAGTCTATAGTGAAGCCTTGAAAGTGAGTATTAGTGATACAGAAATTTTGATTAATAAAGATGATAAAGAAAATAGAATTAACAGTTCAGACGTAAAAGAAATCTTTATGGAGGATCAAACAGTTATCATTACAGGTAATAAAGGACAAGAATTATTGAGAGAAAAGACAGACATAAAAAAAGGAATCATACGAGAAAAATTCCTGAATCATCACTATCCTTGGAGTGAACAGGATTCATATGCCGATCAATATAAACTCTGGACGCTTGAAGATCGCACGGTTGGAGAAAATGTCTATGCCATCTTATATGAACGTAGGAATGCAATTAGAGAAGGAGATAAGAAAAAAATAAAACATTTAAGAATGGACTTAAATGAACTTGGAATAGTTGTGAAAGATGAGGGAGAGGTTCAATATATACGTAATATTCATAACTAA
- the ant(6) gene encoding aminoglycoside 6-adenylyltransferase codes for MRSEQEMKNLLISFAKNDNRIRLVTLEGSRANKNIPRDSLQDYDISYFVTDMDSFKKNDEWLNVFGKRLIMQKPEDMELFPPELGHWFSYLMLFEDGNRIDLTLIPINEVDDYFSNSDGLVEVLLDKGGLVKNKVVANDRKYWIKKPTAREFDDCCNEFWWVSTYVVKGLARKEILFTIDHLNEIVRPNLLRMMSWQIGLERGFTFSVGKNYKFIEQYLPKDDWETLLTTYSESSYSNMWKSLFTCYELFRKYSKSVAESLGYKYPDYDEAITKYTQNIYQSLNE; via the coding sequence ATGAGAAGTGAACAAGAAATGAAGAATTTGCTCATTAGTTTTGCTAAGAACGATAATCGAATTCGCTTGGTAACTTTGGAAGGTTCACGTGCAAACAAAAACATTCCCCGTGATTCATTGCAGGATTATGATATTTCTTATTTTGTAACAGATATGGATTCCTTCAAAAAGAATGATGAATGGCTGAATGTTTTTGGGAAACGTTTGATAATGCAAAAACCGGAAGACATGGAGCTTTTTCCGCCGGAGTTAGGGCATTGGTTTTCCTACCTTATGCTATTTGAAGATGGCAATAGAATTGACTTAACACTTATTCCGATAAACGAAGTAGATGATTACTTTTCTAATAGTGATGGGCTAGTAGAAGTCCTACTTGATAAGGGTGGTCTTGTCAAAAATAAAGTGGTCGCAAATGATCGGAAGTATTGGATTAAAAAGCCCACAGCAAGAGAATTTGATGATTGCTGCAATGAATTTTGGTGGGTTTCTACATATGTAGTAAAGGGATTGGCTAGAAAAGAAATTCTATTTACAATTGACCATTTGAACGAGATAGTACGGCCTAATCTGTTAAGAATGATGTCTTGGCAAATAGGATTAGAGCGAGGGTTTACCTTTAGTGTGGGGAAAAACTATAAATTTATTGAACAGTATTTACCGAAAGATGATTGGGAAACATTACTCACAACTTATTCTGAGAGTAGCTACTCAAACATGTGGAAGTCTTTATTTACTTGTTATGAGTTATTTAGAAAATACTCTAAATCTGTGGCAGAAAGTCTTGGATATAAGTATCCAGATTATGACGAGGCCATCACGAAGTATACGCAAAACATTTATCAGTCATTGAATGAGTAA
- a CDS encoding Msr family ABC-F type ribosomal protection protein: protein MEEICFELENVELTYLDKTVLVIERLAVHQFDRIGVVGENGAGKSTLLKLLAGIVQPSNGKVKSHVDFAYFDQLTVPGPAEVDYDLKGKLSIPETDINNFSGGEQTRLKLAQFFSNYHEGLLIDEPTTHLDAEGVELFIGELAYYYGALVLVSHDRYVLDKLVTKIWEVQDGIVTEYTGNYSDYVVQKELQKRQQQEQHDKYLKEKSRLIKAAEEKMKKAEKITQANGHMSKKETKAKANKMFMTKSKDTSQKAVQRAAKAIEQRVEQLEAVEAPKEEQIIRFHQSSALQLHNKFPIMADQLRLKAGEKTLLDKSGFQFPLGKTIAITGKNGSGKTTLLRHILQRGEGITISPKAVIGIYEQMDYQFTKDESVLEFMKDRSDFDESKIRSVLHSMNITGNDLKKNVRNLSGGESIRLILCQLFLGRYNILILDEPTNFLDVFCIEALERFLKGYEGTVLFVSHDRTFVDRVADCVYVIEDQKLVLKS, encoded by the coding sequence ATGGAAGAAATATGTTTTGAATTAGAAAATGTTGAACTAACTTATTTAGATAAAACTGTATTAGTGATTGAGCGTTTAGCTGTTCATCAGTTTGATCGCATCGGTGTTGTCGGGGAAAATGGAGCAGGAAAAAGTACGTTATTAAAGTTACTAGCGGGTATAGTTCAACCGTCAAACGGAAAAGTGAAAAGTCATGTAGACTTTGCTTATTTTGATCAATTAACTGTACCAGGGCCAGCAGAGGTGGATTATGACCTAAAAGGAAAGCTGTCTATCCCTGAAACAGACATCAATAATTTCAGCGGTGGGGAACAAACAAGGCTGAAACTAGCTCAATTTTTTTCAAACTATCATGAAGGTTTATTAATTGACGAGCCAACCACGCATCTTGATGCAGAGGGTGTAGAACTTTTTATCGGTGAATTGGCTTACTATTATGGTGCACTCGTACTCGTGAGTCATGACCGGTATGTATTAGATAAACTTGTGACGAAGATTTGGGAAGTCCAAGATGGAATTGTAACGGAATATACAGGGAACTATTCGGATTACGTCGTACAAAAAGAACTTCAGAAAAGGCAACAGCAGGAACAACATGACAAGTATTTAAAAGAAAAATCACGTCTTATCAAAGCCGCAGAAGAAAAGATGAAGAAGGCTGAAAAAATTACACAGGCCAATGGACATATGTCCAAAAAAGAAACAAAAGCAAAGGCGAATAAAATGTTTATGACGAAATCCAAGGATACAAGTCAAAAGGCAGTCCAAAGAGCAGCAAAAGCAATAGAGCAAAGAGTAGAACAACTTGAAGCGGTGGAAGCACCGAAAGAAGAGCAAATCATTCGATTTCACCAGTCTAGTGCTTTGCAATTACACAATAAATTTCCGATAATGGCAGATCAGTTAAGGCTAAAGGCGGGGGAGAAGACACTTCTTGATAAATCGGGTTTTCAATTCCCGTTAGGCAAGACCATTGCTATTACAGGTAAAAACGGTTCAGGTAAAACAACGTTGCTTCGGCATATTTTACAGCGTGGTGAAGGGATTACGATTTCGCCAAAAGCGGTTATCGGCATTTATGAACAAATGGACTATCAGTTTACAAAGGATGAATCTGTACTGGAATTTATGAAAGATAGAAGTGATTTCGATGAGAGCAAAATTCGTTCTGTTCTACACTCTATGAATATTACAGGAAATGATTTAAAAAAGAATGTCCGGAATTTAAGCGGTGGAGAGTCTATTCGTCTAATATTGTGTCAGTTATTCTTAGGAAGATACAATATACTCATTTTGGATGAGCCCACGAACTTTTTGGATGTTTTTTGTATTGAAGCGTTGGAACGGTTTTTAAAAGGATATGAAGGAACTGTACTATTTGTATCGCATGATCGAACCTTTGTTGATAGAGTGGCTGATTGTGTTTATGTCATAGAGGATCAAAAGTTAGTATTAAAAAGCTAA
- a CDS encoding phospholipase D family protein — translation MELLTSDLEQQLFKNLKLCHDNIVIISPFLSLNTAEKLVNIIKNNQIDCTIVTRFERKAFIEKASSLDALKLLIQNEIKVLALKDLHSKAYIIDCKKCFVGSANFTNKGLNKNHELLLYFDKKDDVDKVIFYTNELIKKIEESGNWQITMNHIQMEQDILLGYQNNQRDNEKINFTWGSDLKSEDVVDEDSIVLSVPAGGTIHLIEKYFIHAHPISKGYNYSPTKYITFRRANGGVMEKIFSINKTFPLEMNQWRNEIEKMEISETLKENLISYIVNRYRDFEFDKAPKYKFYFLSLLFDLPNNPYPPTNNAGGWLYTLKDLKESHGYVYTNKQMKKLKAQGEFE, via the coding sequence TTGGAGTTATTAACAAGTGATTTAGAACAGCAATTATTTAAAAATTTGAAACTGTGTCATGATAATATTGTTATTATTAGTCCATTTTTGAGTCTAAATACTGCTGAGAAATTAGTAAATATAATTAAAAATAACCAAATAGATTGCACTATCGTTACTAGATTTGAACGTAAAGCATTTATAGAAAAAGCTAGTAGTTTAGATGCATTAAAACTACTTATCCAAAATGAAATAAAGGTTTTAGCTTTAAAAGATTTACATTCAAAAGCCTATATTATTGATTGTAAAAAATGTTTTGTCGGTTCGGCGAATTTTACGAATAAAGGTTTGAACAAAAATCACGAATTGCTATTATACTTTGACAAAAAAGATGATGTTGACAAAGTTATTTTTTATACCAACGAATTAATAAAAAAAATTGAAGAATCAGGTAACTGGCAAATCACAATGAATCACATACAGATGGAACAGGATATCTTACTAGGATATCAAAATAACCAAAGAGATAACGAAAAAATAAATTTTACATGGGGATCTGATTTAAAATCAGAAGATGTTGTCGATGAAGATTCAATTGTTTTATCGGTTCCCGCCGGAGGTACGATACATCTCATAGAAAAGTATTTTATTCATGCCCATCCAATTTCAAAGGGTTATAATTACTCACCTACAAAATACATAACATTTCGAAGGGCTAATGGAGGGGTTATGGAAAAAATATTTAGTATTAACAAAACGTTTCCTCTTGAAATGAACCAATGGAGAAACGAAATTGAAAAGATGGAGATATCCGAAACCCTTAAAGAAAATCTTATTAGCTATATTGTTAATCGATATAGGGATTTTGAATTTGACAAGGCTCCTAAATATAAATTTTATTTTTTAAGTTTGTTATTTGATCTCCCCAATAATCCATATCCCCCTACAAATAACGCTGGGGGATGGTTATATACTCTGAAAGATTTAAAAGAAAGTCATGGATATGTTTACACCAATAAACAAATGAAAAAACTTAAAGCTCAAGGAGAATTTGAATAA
- a CDS encoding nucleotidyltransferase domain-containing protein, with protein sequence MSVENILQEINNELKDVPGIVGVVLGGSRSRGTNHPTSDIDIGIYYDTSAGFDVRGVSEAATRLDDDHRENLVTSLGEWGAWINGGGWIVVQGYHVDLIFRDIKRVSQVIDDCLQGKVSTHYHTGHPHAYLNVMYMGEISICKILYECTNQISDLKAKTSPYPKSLKDAIIGYFMFEASFSLMFAKDNVDKDDITYVTGHCFRTISCLNQVLFALNDEYCINEKKAVRMIESFNQKPNNYKKNIDQIVTLISSDSDHTSEAVKMLHDLVSETEKILK encoded by the coding sequence TTGAGCGTAGAAAACATTTTACAAGAAATTAACAATGAATTAAAAGATGTCCCGGGCATTGTTGGAGTGGTATTAGGAGGATCAAGATCAAGAGGTACGAATCACCCAACTTCCGATATAGATATTGGAATATATTATGATACATCGGCAGGGTTTGATGTCAGAGGGGTTAGTGAAGCTGCTACTAGATTGGATGATGACCATAGAGAAAATCTAGTTACATCTTTAGGTGAGTGGGGTGCCTGGATAAATGGTGGTGGTTGGATTGTCGTTCAAGGGTACCATGTAGATTTGATTTTTCGGGATATAAAAAGGGTATCTCAAGTAATTGATGATTGTTTACAGGGCAAGGTTTCTACTCATTATCATACAGGACATCCACATGCCTATCTAAATGTTATGTATATGGGGGAAATCTCCATTTGTAAAATATTGTATGAATGTACCAATCAAATTTCAGATTTAAAAGCTAAGACTAGCCCTTATCCAAAATCATTAAAGGATGCCATAATCGGCTATTTCATGTTTGAAGCATCTTTTTCTTTGATGTTTGCGAAGGACAATGTGGATAAGGATGATATTACATATGTTACGGGGCACTGCTTCCGAACTATTTCATGTTTAAATCAAGTATTATTTGCTTTGAATGATGAATACTGTATCAATGAGAAAAAAGCTGTCCGAATGATTGAGAGCTTTAATCAGAAACCCAATAATTATAAGAAAAACATCGACCAGATTGTTACATTAATTTCTTCCGATTCAGATCATACGAGTGAAGCGGTTAAAATGTTGCATGACCTTGTGTCGGAAACGGAAAAGATACTAAAATAA
- a CDS encoding putative RNA methyltransferase — protein MINKEKSAELVNKYVHVFSCPLCKSPMKVTHLKSLVFLNNHTFDFAKQGYVNMMTHSTNSHYAKELFKARQKVIMENNLFALLHKEISEIIIENMDALKGEIIIFDAGCGEGSHLQRILDECKNETIAGIGLDISKEGIRMAARNYKKSIWLVGDLANSPLQDQSCHIILNILSPANYKEFQRILVPNGLIIKVVPRSNYLKELREARFDEKDKTSYKNDETVSLFKQHFHLMDTFEISYTKGLNVKDLTNLTQMSPLSWNMSKDDMEQIINRGISRITIDLDILVGINKSNNTNERPN, from the coding sequence ATGATTAATAAAGAAAAAAGTGCTGAATTAGTTAATAAATATGTTCATGTATTTAGTTGTCCGCTTTGTAAAAGTCCAATGAAGGTCACTCATTTAAAGAGCCTAGTCTTCCTGAATAATCATACGTTTGATTTTGCGAAACAAGGCTATGTAAACATGATGACTCATTCTACAAATAGCCATTATGCCAAGGAATTATTTAAAGCACGACAAAAAGTCATTATGGAAAATAACCTTTTTGCCCTCCTACACAAGGAAATTTCAGAAATTATCATTGAAAATATGGATGCTTTAAAGGGTGAAATTATAATTTTTGATGCAGGGTGTGGAGAAGGATCACATTTACAAAGGATCTTAGATGAATGTAAGAATGAAACAATTGCAGGAATTGGTTTAGATATTTCAAAAGAGGGCATACGAATGGCGGCACGCAATTACAAAAAGTCCATTTGGCTTGTCGGTGATTTAGCAAATTCACCATTACAGGATCAATCATGCCATATCATTTTGAATATCCTATCACCTGCAAATTATAAGGAATTCCAAAGGATCTTAGTACCTAATGGTCTCATTATTAAAGTTGTTCCTCGTTCAAATTATTTAAAAGAACTACGAGAAGCACGATTCGATGAGAAAGATAAAACGTCTTATAAAAATGATGAAACGGTATCTCTTTTTAAACAGCATTTTCATCTTATGGACACTTTCGAAATTAGTTATACCAAGGGACTAAATGTAAAAGATTTAACAAATTTAACTCAAATGTCGCCACTTTCCTGGAATATGAGCAAGGACGATATGGAACAAATTATAAATCGTGGAATTTCCAGGATTACCATTGACTTAGATATTTTGGTAGGAATAAATAAGTCAAATAATACTAATGAACGGCCAAATTAG